From Brassica rapa cultivar Chiifu-401-42 chromosome A06, CAAS_Brap_v3.01, whole genome shotgun sequence:
TTGCAGTTGGAGTAAAGAACTTCATTCACTTCGAAAGATGATGCAACAAAACGACCACACGGTACTTGTGGATCTTTCTgggtaaaaaaataatataaaagtcaaTAATCCCGTGCTTGCGCTGAGGACTCCGTCCCTAGTAAATAACTAGAGTTTATCCCGCACATAATGCGggtatattgttattttataaatatttaattttgatattattatataaatttaaatatacaatttatatcttagtgtttactattttataactttttaattttattgtttaagtttcttattactttattaatatagggatttgttttatacattttaccttttttattacgttttcgagttttcataatttgaaataatcaaataaaaaatattcttcaacatatgatttttgaaaatatatagctgtagaaataaatttttaacatatgttaataacttcatttgtataaaacaaatctgacatgattaacaaatttgaacccgttttagtggtagatgataatttatttaaatgaaagcattatattacttaactacgaaattaattaaagcaatatttaataaaaattatttaaaaatttagtaggattttgttagatttttctcaacagattttgttataactgaaaataaaattcaaatctatagttaaaattaatgtattattaatattcctattaattattatgtcaTATTATGTTATTAATGAAATGGTCCGAGTAAACTtctaaatagtagataaaaatggtacttctcttttaatagagaagataatACTTGATTTTCATTGCTCTAGATCATTACAATTGACTCTTCTCATTAACAGAGTGAACTCATTGTACTTAGCTTTCATCTACTAGTTTATGTTTTACCATATTATATACTCAAAATGAAATAACTCAAATGGTTCCACTGCAAAAACGAGTTCATGCGTCTCATTTTTTGAATAAACCTGGCCAATTActggaaaaaaagagagagaaaatatcAGCATGATGATAATCAAAAGCATATCTAGATAGTTAGATGATGTAAGATACATATGATCCacctaaataattataaatctaGTACACACATTTGCATGTTTTCACATAATGGACAACAAAAAGATAGTATCCATGTGTACACTTCTTTCATGTACACCATTAATCAAAGCATGTCTAGAAACAGAGACAATGCATGTGAGAGAGGAAAGTGTCAATTCTTGTGGAAGTAATAGAAGATACGATATGTTTCCTGATGAATCGGAACATGCATGAAACaagaaaatatcaaatcaaAATTACGTAACGCTTTATGAATCTGTGGAGCAAATTATATCATGCAGAAGGGGACGTTGTGTGGCTTTGGAAGCTTTATGTGTTGGCATTGTGAATTTCTGATGCCTTTATTTCTGTAATTTCATACTAACCTAATAAAGATCTATTACCTTTTTTGGTTTCCGTAAACATTCAGACTAATTAGTTAACAAACAAATACTAACTTTGTTGAATCTTAAAAAAATTGCTGGATcttttcgagatcagttttgAGTTTCTGATGTAACAATCTTATTGGTTAACTTTTGCAATCTTATATAGGCCTCAGGAACTGATGTCGACATTGATTCAGTTATTAACAGTGTTTTCTGAAAGTATTTCAGAACCTTGTTTCAAAAAAGTATTAacagtatatttttaaaaaattagtttttttttgtggaagtCCCTTTGGTCCAGTGGTTTGACCAAGTTCATTAATACTTCTACACTAATAGGTCTGGGTTTCAATTCCCGGAGAAGACAGAATTATGTGAATTAAAGGAGAAAAAGCGTACAAGAGATCTGCATAATGGTGCAAGGAGTACCGTCAAGCATGGATCCCactcaggtgatgcagtcagACGTGAATCCTCATACGACATGTAAAATTGTCGGTTGTAGAATCGTCTGTAATATTTCTTATAGttgtaataacataattatcaacgttaaaaattagttttcaaagtTAATGATTAATAACTTTGAAAAATACCCAgaactataaattttaaaatcctatttatatatttaattataacaCTTTTTTTTAGATTCGGCCTTATTCACATTCTAAAAACGTCATTGGTTATTAGAAATGGAACGGCTATTAATTGGTATTCCTTCTGTTCCTTATAGATCcattttttagaagaaaaaaaaaattgtttcaaaaagatacattttttacattttcatgtcaaaaattgtacttttcaaaaaatacaattgtgtttaataaaatctcattggttaaaagttattgggaatagttaattaagaaaaacaatgtattggaaaatacaattttaaatgtttttttaataagtgtgaaaaaactataatattGATCTTTTAATAACGGAGGAAGTATTAATTTCACATTTAAATTCAACTCATCTTGTGGTGAATGATGGGATTGTGAATTAAGGAAAACAGATGATATCAGTAAATATATTCAGTTTCATGCTCTTGTCAACAACGGATAACAATAACATTAAAgctctaataaaaaaaaatgtttgtacAATATTGTCTGAATTTCTAGGCTCTTTCCAAATTAACATTCTTGGATTGAAAAAATTAGAAATGAAATATTTTCTCTTCAACCTTCGGCTTATTATTGCTCGAGAGAAAGTGCTTGCTCGAGACAGTTGAATGCTTTCTGGTAGCTCATGAAGCCCATGAACCAGAAGTCAAAGCCATCGACCGTGACTACTTCAATGTATTTCTGAGATGGTTTTTTTGTGTTCAGACTCTGGTCCACTCCCTTGATCTTGCACAAAGGGATTGACACTTTGTAGTGAACCCTAGTCAGATCTCCCTGAGGTGAAGCCACTTTGATAGATCTCTCACTGCAGAAAGCAATCTTCTTTGACGAGATGAAGAGTAAGCCTGCAATGGGACCTGCTGTTGTTGATAGGTAACATTGGTAGGCCTTGAAGAGTTTCTCTTCATTGTAGACTCTAAAGAGCCGCTTGTAGATCTTCTCTAAGCCTCCCATTTGAAGTATCTTAGCTCCTAGGGATAGCTTTCTCTTGACTGTTTCAGTTAGCTTTGGTCCTAACTTGCTTTGATCTTTAGTTCCATTGGTGAAGCTATTGGTTCGGAGAATCGATTTTTTCTTGCTTTGTTCAGACTTCTTGGAAGGAGTTGGGATTTGGAGCTTGTTGATGGAAGCTGGGTAAGGCAAGTAACCTGCAGGAGCAGTCTTGACTGCTGGTAATGCAAGAACTTGTTGGTGGACTGTGCTCAATGTCATCTTAGAGGATTGAGTAGTGATCTTGAGatagtaagagagagagagagatagagattatgagtgatgatgatgatgaaaccGTGTAGTGGGATGGCTATTTAAAGAATAGACAAGAGGCAGTTGAACAAAGCTTTGAATTGTTGAGTCTTGAGACCTTTGTGGTAAAGCATGAGTCATGTATGGGTCATCAAGGCATACATAAAGTCACTTTTTTTGGGAGGCAATAAGAAGATCAAGCATATGCTCTGATTTTCTTTattgtttttgagaaaaaatgaataaataaaggTTTTGCAACTACCAAATCCATGTAAAGACACAAACTGGTGAAGTAATCTCAAGAACTGGTGAAGTGTTTTAGGTTTTTGTTTCTGATTTACAAATAACAAAACAACTTAGCATTTCATTCAAATTGATGATCCGAATAACAATTTAAACTTAAAAGGTTTGATATTAAAGATgcctaaaatgtttttttttttaagaaaaagtttaaaaagaaaagaaagatgatAACTCGGAATGACGTTAGTcttttattctttcttttttttgaaaaacttttaTTCTTTTATAAGCTTTTTTTAACCTACAAGTTGGCAAAataagcttcttctttttttacttttcttttctccttttctaatctgtttttaatttttcacataaatctatatatatgtataggaGATGAGATATGTTTCCTATTTAACTGAAACACGaaacaagataaaataaaatcagaTATTAcgtaaaacttttaaaataggTGAGAGCGATCGAATAGAGCCATGCAGAAGGGGACGTCGTGGCTTTGGAGCTTTCTGCGTTGGCAATGCTACTTTCAGATGTCTTTATTACTTTAATTTCATGCTATGATAAGAAAGATcggttataatttatttatttcatatataaaGCAATAAAGAAGAATGAAGAGAGTTaaataaaacacacacaaaggAGATCCATTTGAATTGGATCCCACCATATAATATACATGTTGTTTCATCAATTCGTCACCCATGTGATATTCACATGGTGTATATACCATATtagttttaatgaaaatataatataatttattattataaatttgcaTGATGAAATTTAGTGGACATTGTATTTAGCTATCTATGATTATAAATACATGAATTTCGGAAAGTATAAAAGGTGAATGATTAGTTAGTTGTTAAGACATGAATGATTCCGTAGTTGTTAATAAGACATTTAAATTCAAAGAAGGAATATAtgtctttttttatataattaaagaaGGAATATAGTATGTCACAACGACATCTAAGatgcaaacttttttttttgaagtgggTACGTAGTGTCGATTCTACCAAACCCTGAATAATCTTCGATGTCTTATCtctgatattattaatattatttttctcattATTGAGTCGTTGTACACAATATTTGGAATCAAATGACTGACAGTGATATTCTTCTATATCTGAATGGTTAAAACAGTCAATATTTATGCATTACCTTAAGCATCACCCATTGATCTTGTAGAATGGATATTTTCAGTTTCAACTATATGTTAGTAATATTACAAACCATTCAGTTTCGAGCTTTATAGTCATTgtccttagagcatctccaatgtatttctccaAATTTTACTTCAAAATGGTGTAACTCCAAAATGCAGTtagttttactccaatgtattactccattttttactccaaacaaaatatttatttttacatttagtTAATAATTGTTAGTAGTACCTTCAACTTATAAACATTTAACAATTAACTCAACTactttatgtttacaaaatttccataataatatattttatttaaattcaatatttatcattaaaatacAACTAGAGATTATCTTCCAATTTCAATTCGTACAGATTTTATCATATGGAATTtttctaattcaaaaatatttatatgcattaaaagaacataaagaaaaaacaaagttttgttttgtaatttgaatTATGTATTGGGTCTTATTGTTTGTACATATATCAAGTTCAACAAGTACAAATGTtatcaatcaaaattttgacCCACAAGATTAAAAAATTCATCTATTCCGTTTGAATAATGCTTCACCGATTTTGGTAGTTTCAAAAACAATTTAccgaattaattattaaattacttatttatattatatttattttatattatttatttttagttttgacttttatgagtttatgcatattttatataaactataaagtaATCTTTTGCagagtattatattttttcatgttattatattattttaagtatgaaataaaaatattaaagattaaaatgataattttataaatataaaaagttcaactccaaaatggagtaatggatAAGATTACTCTATAAGTGGAGTAATCCtagccattactccattttggagttgaatatAGAAtggggttggagaagattttatTCTATAATTGAGTTTAGAGTCAAAAGTGGAGTAGGGTTTGGAGATGCCATTGGTCGGATAAGATATTTTGACTAAATAATATACGACCAATCGAATATGTATGTCGACTGGTAATTATATACTTGGGTGGGGATTGGGGAAATGGTTGATTGGTCAAAGAAAagatacaaataaataaaagtgaagagaaaaagaagatcCATAACAGAACATGACGGGTCACATTCAAATATGtaattgttaatatttttcGACGTGTGTGTGACGTAATTTGACATTATTAACAAAAGTTTATAAATTagaaaatcaaaagaaagaaatgtGACGTGAGACGAGAGACAATTTGCCTTACCCTGAAAGAAATATCTGGTCGCCGGAGGACGATTCCAGGCTTTTCCGGCATGTACGTGGCTTGGCCTTTCCATGCACTCTCGCTCGTGCATTGTCACGCAGATTTTCTTAATTACAAAAATACTACGTTGACAAAATCCAAAATTGTATATTCACAGGTCTATACTATATACGTtgacaaaaacttttttacCTATATACTGTATTCTCTTTGTCGTATCATAAGTTCGTAACTAGACACTTATCAGAATATGTACTTGATAGtgcaattctttttttttttttttaacatgagAATTTGAGAAACAAGTATAAAATGAATATCTGGTTATCAATAAATtgttcaaaatcaaaatatattacatcATTTCCCTAGATCGCTACAACTGAATTGCGAGTGAACTAATAGTACTTATAGATTTCATCTAATAGTTACTGTTGACTGTTGTACCATATTATATATACTCATAATGCAGTAACTCAAATGGTTCCATTGAAGAAACGAGTTTTACGTGTTTCATATTTCCGAATAAACCTGAACAATTACtggaaaaaagaaagagagaaaacatCTGCATGATGAAACAGAGCCAATGCGCGTGAGAGAGACAAGTAtcatttcttcttcttgctttcATCGGCTCTAATGAGCTGAACCGGAGCTGCTGGCACCCTAAACCACCATTCTCTAACCCGCCTCTCTAACCGGTCACTACTCGCTTTCCTCCACCCAACTTCCCTCGTGAACCACTCTACAAACGCCATCGTTATCAAGTACTTTACCGGAACAACCGCCAAGATCACTGCCACAATCACAAGCGATATAGCCGATGTATCCGTCGCCTGAAAACATACGACAGAAAAAGAGACAAGAGAGTTATTATGTTACCCGCAGAGACCATTTTATCTTAAGCATCATCATGTTTCGATAACGTTCTACCTGAGGAAGAATTGCGAGCGTAATGGCTCTTATTTTGAGGAGACCAACGTTAACGGTTTGAATTAGCGACTCAAATTGGCTGACTGCGTCTTGTAGTAGGAGTAGCTGCTCCACTGCGTTCTTACTCGGTGGAGCTTTGACTCGAACGGCTTTTGGCTCTTTCCCTTTGTTGAATTGCTTACGCCATAGCATTACCATAGCCACCAGGACTAATACCAATGGTAGTATGAAACCGATCCACCCACTGCACAACATAAGAAGATCGTTGATGTCATTACACTTACACAGCAGATTAAAACATAGCATCATCACTTTCATGAGTTATCATGTGTTGGAACTCTATCATCCTTTGTCATCATGTCTTATAAAGATGAAATCATACCTGATTATCAAATAGCTCACCAAGATCACGAACACTGTCGATTTATAAGGCTCTTGCCAAGATGCTAAGAGTTTTATGCGCAAGGCTAGTTTGATGAAAGGGAGTAATAGTTCCTACAATGAGATTATTGGTTAATATAGTAACAACGgagacaaaaacaaaagttaaagaTGAATGGAAAGTATCTCGTGATACCTTCATTACTGCAACATTAGTGTCAATTCCTTCTACTTTCACTTGTTCCACAGTCGCCTGAGCAGCTTCAGCTCTGTCGGTGTCTAGGATGGACTGTTTCAGAGCTATCTCCAATGGACTCGTCTCCCcaacacaaaaatcccctacgATTGTCATTTCTTCACCCATATTCGTACTAGTTTCTAGATTCAATCCAAAATGCTCAAGCAATATGAGTGAGACTGGAGATAAGTTTGAAGGCCATTTCATATACTGAACAGAACTGACATCAGACAGAACATCGGTGGTTATGCGAGAAACTCGTCTGTATAGAGCTTCTAAGACCATGTCTCCACCAGGAAGGCTTTCTGCTAGGTTGAATATAAGCAATGTTTTGTATTGAGAAGCGAAGACTTGGAAAGCTTCCTTTATTGCACGGTAACGGAATATGCCAAGGATTGCCCTTGCAAGTATTTCTGATCTTTGAATCCCTTTAAAGTTGTATTTTCGAATGAACCATTGCACACGAAGGATCTCCAGACATATACCCAACCAGTAGTCTCGACGAGCATTTCCTTTAAACTCCGTAAATTCAAAATATACCGGCTCTGGCCTGTACATACAAAAGAAGATAACGCAAAAGGAATAATATATCCAAGATATTGTGAATGGTCATTAAACAAGACATCAAAA
This genomic window contains:
- the LOC103874211 gene encoding putative GEM-like protein 8 codes for the protein MTLSTVHQQVLALPAVKTAPAGYLPYPASINKLQIPTPSKKSEQSKKKSILRTNSFTNGTKDQSKLGPKLTETVKRKLSLGAKILQMGGLEKIYKRLFRVYNEEKLFKAYQCYLSTTAGPIAGLLFISSKKIAFCSERSIKVASPQGDLTRVHYKVSIPLCKIKGVDQSLNTKKPSQKYIEVVTVDGFDFWFMGFMSYQKAFNCLEQALSLEQ
- the LOC103874212 gene encoding uncharacterized protein LOC103874212, which translates into the protein MEEDGGDAKVGMLESFMRNQQNSLKSLFHRKKSSAGRDGDGSPSPIASPKPIPQLSLLANSVVSRCSIILKIPTQDLQHRFDVELPESVKQLLTYARNFLEFCSFQALHQVMKQPNYLSDQEFRQLMFDMMLAWETPSVTSENESKDAVSPSTQDSEDEDGWSLFYSSPTSMAMQVDEKKSVGQEAFARIAPVCPAIADAITVHNLFDALTSSSGHRLHFLVYDKYIRTLDKIFKAAKSSLGPSAASLQLAKGEIVLDIDGGNPVLPVFKHVGISAWPGKLTLTNCALYFDSMGGGDKPMRYDLTEDTKQVIKPELTGPLGARIFDKAIMYKSIIVPEPVYFEFTEFKGNARRDYWLGICLEILRVQWFIRKYNFKGIQRSEILARAILGIFRYRAIKEAFQVFASQYKTLLIFNLAESLPGGDMVLEALYRRVSRITTDVLSDVSSVQYMKWPSNLSPVSLILLEHFGLNLETSTNMGEEMTIVGDFCVGETSPLEIALKQSILDTDRAEAAQATVEQVKVEGIDTNVAVMKELLLPFIKLALRIKLLASWQEPYKSTVFVILVSYLIISGWIGFILPLVLVLVAMVMLWRKQFNKGKEPKAVRVKAPPSKNAVEQLLLLQDAVSQFESLIQTVNVGLLKIRAITLAILPQATDTSAISLVIVAVILAVVPVKYLITMAFVEWFTREVGWRKASSDRLERRVREWWFRVPAAPVQLIRADESKKKK